One Bacillus sp. FJAT-52991 genomic region harbors:
- a CDS encoding 5-formyltetrahydrofolate cyclo-ligase, protein MDKQLLRHNMKEVLASMSKLEYEQYSFQIAQRLFSLPLWQSAETIAVTVSRLREVNTWSLITRGWEEGKKVVVPKCYPVDRSMKYYELTSFCELETVYSGLYEPDPARTNDVDSKTIDLLIVPGLAFDKRGYRLGFGGGYFDRFLENFEGETVALLFSQQLLTEVPREVYDLPVQQLITEKEIYTCFSK, encoded by the coding sequence ATGGATAAGCAACTGTTGCGACACAATATGAAAGAAGTACTAGCAAGCATGAGTAAGCTTGAGTATGAGCAATACTCTTTTCAAATTGCACAACGCTTATTCTCATTACCACTATGGCAAAGTGCCGAGACAATAGCGGTTACAGTTTCTCGTTTACGCGAAGTAAATACTTGGTCATTGATCACAAGAGGTTGGGAAGAGGGGAAAAAAGTCGTTGTTCCTAAATGCTATCCAGTAGATCGGAGTATGAAGTATTATGAATTGACTTCATTTTGTGAGCTTGAGACGGTGTATTCAGGTTTATATGAACCTGACCCTGCCAGGACAAATGATGTGGACTCGAAGACCATAGATTTATTAATTGTTCCTGGTCTTGCTTTCGATAAGAGAGGATATCGTCTTGGTTTTGGTGGTGGCTATTTTGATCGATTTCTCGAAAACTTTGAAGGGGAAACAGTAGCTCTCTTGTTTTCACAGCAACTGTTAACAGAGGTTCCTAGAGAAGTTTACGATTTACCTGTCCAACAATTGATTACAGAAAAAGAGATTTATACTTGTTTTTCTAAATAA
- a CDS encoding YqgQ family protein, with translation MNTIWDVQQLLKRFGVFVYVGDRVADLQLMEAELKELNQSQLVEPKEFQMALLLLRHEIQKEKDKLKNR, from the coding sequence ATGAATACAATCTGGGATGTTCAACAGTTATTAAAAAGATTTGGTGTATTCGTTTATGTAGGAGATCGGGTCGCTGATTTACAGTTGATGGAAGCGGAATTAAAAGAATTAAATCAGTCGCAACTGGTTGAACCAAAAGAATTTCAAATGGCTTTACTTTTGTTGCGGCATGAGATTCAAAAAGAAAAAGATAAATTAAAGAACAGGTGA
- a CDS encoding DUF4912 domain-containing protein → MMLNRVRMLQAEIIRLKNEGKSIQNIADILGISVGKVRYQWEKFQKQQASLEEEKNPFVFSLKDEKIEGFTAGFLTLTLTSPNRAICQWTLEEWFIQAIQSIFQLPIDQPAYDLRLYDVSDIIFNGNNAHHMYAFKVPTNSNYWFVKGLQRNRSYVCEIGFLNRQQDFFPLLRSNPIHTPYEQAAQQFMMYSTMERYRNDETKRPLWIEHISTYSYYEYSLEEEHE, encoded by the coding sequence ATGATGCTGAATAGGGTGAGAATGTTGCAAGCGGAAATTATTAGGTTAAAAAACGAAGGAAAATCGATACAAAACATTGCTGACATATTAGGTATTTCTGTCGGGAAGGTTCGTTACCAATGGGAAAAGTTCCAAAAGCAACAGGCTTCGTTAGAGGAAGAGAAAAATCCCTTTGTATTCTCTTTGAAGGATGAAAAGATAGAAGGCTTTACAGCTGGGTTTTTAACGCTTACACTTACTTCACCTAACCGAGCGATTTGTCAATGGACACTTGAAGAGTGGTTTATTCAAGCGATACAGAGTATTTTCCAACTACCGATTGATCAACCAGCTTATGATTTAAGACTTTACGATGTATCGGACATCATTTTTAACGGAAACAATGCTCACCATATGTATGCCTTTAAAGTGCCAACAAACAGCAATTATTGGTTTGTGAAAGGCTTGCAAAGAAATCGTTCTTATGTGTGTGAGATTGGATTCTTGAACCGGCAACAAGATTTTTTTCCTCTTCTTCGTTCAAATCCGATTCACACCCCTTATGAACAGGCTGCTCAACAATTCATGATGTATTCAACGATGGAAAGGTATCGAAATGATGAAACGAAAAGACCACTTTGGATCGAGCATATAAGCACGTATTCCTATTATGAATATTCATTGGAGGAAGAACATGAGTGA
- a CDS encoding nucleotidyltransferase family protein, which yields MKGVILAGGRGERLKPLTDWLPKPMVPLLNKPLLEYNLELFKKQGITDVTLTVCYKKESIKQHIGDGSRFGVNVTYIEEKAPLGTAGSLFRHADRFQETFVVLSGDALTNISLEAAIQFHHSKQALLTLVAVEVERPEDFGICLINEEGRLVSFLEKPEKEQIFSSIVNTGIYIIEPEIFERYHFNGEVDFAKDLFPVILKDCERIFVYRSEAYWQDIGNPYQHWLAEKRLKHGISGIASARKPPIAQISNYSTQFLKRFHLHDALSTSWTERNNRQWTIKTTEQ from the coding sequence ATGAAAGGAGTTATTTTAGCAGGAGGTAGAGGGGAAAGGCTAAAGCCTTTAACTGATTGGTTACCAAAGCCTATGGTGCCATTACTAAACAAGCCTCTGTTAGAATACAACTTAGAACTCTTCAAAAAGCAAGGGATTACCGATGTGACTCTCACCGTCTGTTACAAAAAGGAAAGCATTAAGCAGCATATTGGAGATGGCTCCCGTTTTGGTGTAAACGTTACTTATATTGAAGAAAAAGCCCCACTTGGAACAGCAGGGAGTCTTTTTCGGCATGCGGACCGTTTTCAGGAAACGTTTGTTGTATTGAGCGGAGATGCATTGACGAATATTTCACTTGAAGCAGCGATCCAATTCCATCATTCTAAGCAAGCTCTTTTGACTTTAGTCGCTGTGGAAGTGGAAAGGCCGGAAGATTTCGGTATTTGTTTGATTAATGAGGAAGGACGATTAGTGTCCTTTCTTGAAAAGCCGGAGAAAGAACAAATTTTTAGTAGTATCGTCAATACAGGTATTTATATTATTGAACCAGAGATTTTTGAGCGCTATCATTTTAATGGGGAAGTGGATTTTGCTAAAGATCTTTTTCCTGTTATTTTAAAAGACTGTGAGAGAATTTTTGTGTATCGCTCAGAAGCCTATTGGCAAGATATTGGCAATCCCTATCAGCATTGGTTAGCAGAAAAAAGGTTGAAACATGGAATTTCAGGAATAGCATCCGCGAGAAAACCGCCAATTGCTCAAATTAGCAACTACTCCACACAGTTTTTAAAGCGTTTTCATTTGCACGATGCCCTTTCAACTAGTTGGACAGAGAGAAATAATAGACAATGGACGATTAAAACGACGGAACAATGA
- the pstB gene encoding phosphate ABC transporter ATP-binding protein PstB, whose amino-acid sequence MALEVVKGEKKAANENRAVYNTKNCNLWYGSHHALKNINLEINEKEVTAIIGPSGCGKSTYIKTLNRMIDLVPDVKTSGVIEYRGRDIFSKDFLVEELRTRVGMVFQKPNPFPKSIYENIAFGLKIHGIKDKQIVSETVEKSLRGAALWDEVKDRIHDPAYGLSGGQQQRLCIARCLALEPDVILMDEPTSALDPVSTLKVEELIQELKEQYSIIIVTHNMQQAARISDKTAFFLSGEVVEFSDTETIFNSPQDTRTEDYISGRFG is encoded by the coding sequence ATGGCACTAGAGGTAGTGAAAGGTGAAAAGAAAGCAGCTAACGAAAACAGAGCTGTGTACAATACAAAAAATTGTAATCTTTGGTATGGAAGTCATCATGCCCTAAAAAATATTAATTTAGAAATTAACGAGAAAGAAGTTACCGCAATCATCGGTCCTTCTGGCTGTGGAAAATCCACATATATTAAAACACTTAATCGAATGATTGACCTTGTACCAGATGTGAAAACTTCGGGTGTAATTGAATATCGTGGACGTGATATTTTCAGCAAAGATTTTCTTGTAGAAGAGTTACGTACTAGAGTAGGGATGGTATTCCAAAAACCAAACCCATTTCCAAAATCAATTTATGAAAATATCGCTTTCGGTTTAAAAATTCATGGTATTAAAGATAAACAAATCGTTAGTGAAACTGTTGAAAAAAGTTTACGTGGAGCTGCTTTATGGGATGAGGTCAAAGATCGTATTCATGATCCAGCTTACGGATTATCTGGAGGTCAGCAACAACGTTTATGTATCGCACGTTGTTTAGCACTAGAGCCAGATGTTATTTTAATGGATGAGCCAACTTCTGCTCTTGATCCAGTGTCAACGTTAAAGGTGGAAGAGTTAATCCAAGAATTAAAAGAGCAGTACTCGATCATTATTGTGACACACAATATGCAACAGGCCGCCCGTATTTCTGACAAAACGGCGTTCTTCTTAAGTGGTGAAGTCGTAGAGTTTAGTGATACAGAAACGATCTTCAATAGTCCTCAAGATACTCGTACAGAAGATTATATTTCAGGAAGATTCGGATAA
- a CDS encoding helix-turn-helix domain-containing protein translates to MYGLMIGLAAAAVVFFLLSLFQKDRYTQLSKEVEELSMQHLQESYQLKQKIKILEEELFLDGSLELNGEAYTEQTNISAIIKNQVIALYYQGTSINAIAKQSSLSTKQVQQILKPYMEQKE, encoded by the coding sequence ATGTACGGATTAATGATTGGCCTTGCCGCTGCTGCGGTCGTTTTTTTCCTTCTTTCACTTTTTCAAAAAGATCGCTATACCCAACTATCTAAAGAGGTGGAAGAACTGTCTATGCAGCATTTGCAAGAAAGCTATCAACTAAAACAAAAAATAAAGATATTAGAAGAGGAGCTTTTTTTAGACGGCTCTCTCGAATTAAATGGAGAAGCGTATACGGAACAAACAAACATTAGTGCTATCATAAAAAATCAAGTGATCGCCCTATATTACCAAGGAACCAGTATAAACGCCATTGCCAAACAATCTTCTCTGTCCACAAAACAGGTGCAACAAATATTAAAACCGTATATGGAACAAAAGGAGTGA
- a CDS encoding ROK family glucokinase: protein MATSLIAAVDLGGTTTKLAFINTSGEIVVGWKVPTDVSNHGSRIIKNIAEEIKKKLLEMSISKDQLLGVGVGAPGPFSESGVMYEAVNLGWRKNYPLKALLEQEIGLPVMVENDANCAALGEMWKGAGGGAENLVCVTLGTGVGGGVIVNGKIVRGARGAAGEIGHMTVVTEKGFVCNCGKSGCLETVSSATGVVRLASQQLQTTSKASFLRTKQNFSAKDVFEAAKMGDEIAAFAAQQCSYYLGLALSHLANTLNPDVIVIGGGVSKAGDPLLQSVRKKFNECAFTPVRNSTNIDLALLGNEAGVIGAAWLIKQKLME, encoded by the coding sequence GTGGCTACTTCATTAATTGCTGCTGTTGATCTTGGTGGCACGACGACAAAATTAGCTTTTATAAATACGAGTGGGGAAATTGTAGTTGGTTGGAAAGTACCAACAGATGTATCTAATCATGGATCACGAATTATTAAAAATATTGCCGAGGAAATAAAGAAGAAGTTATTGGAGATGTCTATATCGAAGGATCAGCTTCTCGGTGTAGGTGTAGGTGCACCCGGGCCTTTTTCTGAAAGTGGAGTGATGTATGAAGCCGTTAATTTAGGGTGGAGGAAGAATTATCCTTTAAAGGCTCTTCTAGAACAAGAAATCGGCCTTCCTGTTATGGTAGAGAACGATGCAAACTGTGCAGCACTCGGAGAAATGTGGAAAGGTGCTGGAGGTGGAGCTGAAAACTTAGTTTGTGTCACGTTAGGAACAGGCGTCGGCGGTGGAGTAATTGTTAATGGTAAAATTGTTCGTGGGGCACGTGGAGCTGCTGGAGAAATCGGTCATATGACAGTGGTAACAGAAAAAGGGTTTGTGTGTAACTGTGGAAAAAGTGGTTGTTTAGAAACGGTGTCGTCTGCGACTGGTGTCGTTCGACTAGCTTCACAGCAACTGCAAACCACATCTAAAGCTTCTTTTTTAAGAACGAAACAAAATTTCAGTGCAAAAGATGTGTTTGAGGCCGCAAAAATGGGGGATGAGATTGCTGCTTTTGCAGCCCAGCAATGTAGCTACTATCTCGGGTTAGCGTTATCTCACCTTGCCAACACTTTGAATCCAGATGTCATAGTGATAGGGGGTGGGGTATCAAAGGCGGGAGATCCACTTTTACAATCGGTCAGAAAAAAGTTTAATGAGTGTGCGTTTACCCCTGTCAGAAACTCAACAAATATTGACTTAGCTCTTCTTGGAAATGAAGCTGGTGTGATTGGAGCGGCTTGGTTAATTAAGCAAAAGTTGATGGAGTAA
- a CDS encoding glycosyltransferase, with product MSEKQAFIILQPSVPFRPFLLFNQEETSSYLQAVLKEYLGLIDLLKKLPPSVHIGVVFNPLMINWFQSPSFKAAAEHYFSSVDDEEHLSLFEHWTEWHGELIESFNYYMKCGRLTAYPSTISDFPLTVLQTPEAISYQLHQTIQIWQACFQCTPNGLWLPQCAYTSGIDVFLKQFGITYIFLDHEALPQMEGEEKYTYKTAYGIEVQPIRIADCESLWEIGEISIYLPLSQASLALLHKLLKNIPKERVEARMAEEKLVHVPFSYLHFNQRPLLNDHAIECSMLAFEMERKIARVKERLPHEERFLLQALIQEWTYYLYAIAHDACEEERINYYQAFDYIYEGICQDLCDYDFIQQRYERLLSGISALSQEKKYESHHLPEEKKGVLLFTWEYPPRIVGGLSRHVHDLAMSLVKEGLDIYVITAVTADAPNYEYNEGVHVFRTGPLHSCEPNFLKWVADLNACMLRKAVELIGEKRIQLLHAHDWLVSYAALSCKEYFRLPLVTTVHATEFGRNQGDFTDMQLEISYIEKKLFNQSDYLIVCSQPMKEEVQTYYLEKPKPIFTIPNGVFLNEQKGVVMKQNEFPYVFSIGRMVKEKGFHLLIEAAGEILKKYNIQFIIAGKGPLLNYFRKEVEKRNLANFVHFIGFVTDEERWQLFTECEVAVFPSLYEPFGIVALEAMAAQRPVVVSRTGGLKSFVLHEETGLLFTPGDSWSLQLQLERLLHDRELKDRMRMNGYQLAKNVYSWEKISGQTKQVYDQAMVNLKMEGVRS from the coding sequence ATGAGTGAAAAACAAGCTTTTATTATTTTGCAGCCGTCCGTTCCTTTTCGTCCGTTTCTTTTGTTCAATCAAGAAGAAACGTCGTCCTATCTTCAAGCAGTACTTAAAGAATATTTAGGATTAATAGATCTGTTGAAAAAGCTTCCTCCCAGTGTACACATTGGCGTTGTTTTTAATCCACTAATGATCAACTGGTTTCAATCACCTAGCTTTAAAGCAGCTGCAGAACATTATTTCTCTAGTGTAGACGATGAAGAGCATTTATCATTATTTGAGCATTGGACAGAATGGCACGGTGAATTGATAGAATCATTTAACTATTATATGAAATGTGGACGTTTAACAGCTTATCCTTCAACGATCAGTGATTTCCCCTTAACGGTTTTGCAAACTCCAGAAGCGATCAGCTATCAACTACATCAAACCATTCAAATTTGGCAAGCCTGTTTTCAATGTACGCCCAATGGTCTATGGCTGCCACAATGTGCATATACTTCAGGGATAGATGTATTTTTAAAACAATTTGGGATTACGTACATATTTCTTGATCATGAGGCTCTTCCTCAAATGGAAGGTGAAGAGAAATATACGTACAAAACCGCCTATGGAATCGAAGTTCAACCGATTCGCATTGCCGACTGTGAGAGCCTATGGGAAATAGGGGAAATATCGATCTATCTTCCATTGTCACAGGCTTCTCTTGCTCTCCTTCACAAATTGTTAAAGAATATACCAAAAGAGCGTGTAGAAGCAAGAATGGCTGAAGAAAAGCTTGTTCATGTTCCGTTTAGCTATTTACATTTTAATCAACGTCCTTTGTTGAACGATCACGCAATAGAGTGTTCAATGCTAGCCTTTGAAATGGAACGAAAGATTGCTAGAGTAAAGGAACGCCTGCCTCATGAGGAGAGATTTTTGTTACAAGCACTTATACAAGAATGGACCTATTATTTATATGCGATTGCTCATGATGCTTGTGAAGAGGAACGGATCAATTATTATCAGGCGTTTGACTATATATATGAAGGGATTTGTCAGGATCTTTGTGATTATGATTTTATTCAACAGCGATATGAGCGGTTGCTGAGTGGAATAAGCGCGCTTTCACAAGAAAAAAAATATGAAAGTCATCATTTACCGGAAGAAAAAAAGGGGGTGCTCTTATTTACTTGGGAGTATCCTCCTAGAATAGTTGGTGGCTTATCTCGACATGTGCATGACCTTGCGATGTCACTTGTGAAAGAAGGTCTTGATATTTATGTCATTACTGCTGTTACAGCGGATGCGCCCAATTATGAATATAACGAGGGGGTTCATGTTTTTCGTACCGGACCATTACATTCGTGTGAACCAAACTTTTTAAAATGGGTAGCAGACTTAAATGCGTGCATGCTCCGGAAAGCAGTCGAGTTGATTGGAGAAAAAAGAATCCAACTGCTTCATGCGCATGATTGGCTTGTCAGCTATGCCGCTCTTTCTTGTAAAGAGTACTTTCGTCTACCTTTAGTGACGACTGTTCACGCTACAGAATTTGGTCGTAATCAAGGGGATTTTACTGACATGCAATTAGAAATTAGTTATATAGAAAAGAAATTATTTAATCAATCCGATTATTTAATCGTTTGTAGCCAGCCCATGAAAGAAGAAGTTCAGACTTATTATTTAGAGAAACCTAAACCAATATTCACCATTCCTAATGGGGTGTTTTTAAATGAGCAAAAAGGCGTGGTAATGAAGCAAAACGAATTTCCTTACGTTTTTTCCATTGGGCGAATGGTAAAGGAAAAGGGCTTTCATTTATTAATTGAAGCGGCTGGGGAAATCTTGAAAAAATACAATATTCAGTTTATCATTGCAGGTAAGGGACCTTTGTTGAACTATTTTCGAAAAGAAGTGGAAAAAAGGAATCTAGCAAACTTTGTTCACTTCATTGGATTTGTAACGGATGAAGAAAGATGGCAGTTATTTACGGAATGTGAAGTGGCTGTTTTTCCAAGCCTTTATGAACCGTTTGGGATTGTGGCGTTAGAGGCTATGGCAGCGCAAAGGCCAGTGGTAGTTTCTCGTACAGGTGGATTAAAATCCTTTGTACTACATGAAGAAACAGGGTTGTTATTTACACCCGGAGATTCATGGAGCCTTCAGTTACAATTAGAACGGCTTCTACATGATCGCGAGTTAAAGGATCGCATGAGAATGAATGGCTATCAGCTAGCTAAAAATGTTTATAGTTGGGAAAAGATCAGTGGACAGACGAAGCAAGTGTATGACCAGGCCATGGTAAATTTAAAGATGGAAGGTGTGCGTTCATGA
- a CDS encoding rhomboid family intramembrane serine protease, producing the protein MNKGSDEMGSTENNLFWKLAYFFVVEKDYQIMSKVENRQEMLLEHVTNKSAQIIRLVRADVDWSNRLRKDIEGVSAIGEGIRKRLGKRQLNVVNIYISSHSPIDDYERYTSEPFYYPKGQKTKVTSILFSQERHKETVDQLNQLFQEAIDPSFFDSCSDEEGYAYQRAVLTYSVKKKEEDQKLFNYATPFFSFLFIGIQVIVFILMELSGGSTNTSNLIRFGAKFNPLILEGEWWRFFTPTFLHIGFLHLLMNTVAIYLLGTAVEKIFGRFRFLLIYLFAGFTGTLASFLMNDSLSAGASGAIFGCFGALLYFGTVYPRQFFRTMGMNIIFIIIINLVFGFTMSGIDNAGHIGGLIGGFLATGVLHLPENHRIGRQLVFLAGTMILTVSALYIGFN; encoded by the coding sequence ATGAACAAAGGCAGTGATGAGATGGGTTCTACTGAAAATAATCTATTTTGGAAGCTTGCTTATTTCTTTGTGGTGGAGAAAGACTATCAAATTATGAGCAAGGTTGAAAATCGACAGGAGATGTTGCTTGAACATGTAACGAATAAATCCGCACAAATTATTCGACTAGTTCGTGCAGATGTCGATTGGTCGAATCGTCTTCGCAAAGATATTGAAGGTGTTTCTGCTATAGGTGAAGGAATTCGTAAGCGATTAGGAAAACGTCAATTAAATGTAGTGAATATTTACATATCCTCTCATTCCCCGATTGATGATTATGAACGTTATACAAGCGAGCCGTTCTATTATCCGAAAGGGCAAAAAACAAAAGTGACATCGATTTTATTCAGTCAAGAGCGTCACAAGGAAACGGTTGACCAACTTAATCAGTTGTTTCAAGAGGCGATTGACCCTTCTTTTTTTGACAGTTGCTCAGATGAAGAAGGATATGCTTATCAAAGAGCCGTTCTTACTTATTCTGTGAAGAAAAAGGAAGAAGATCAAAAATTGTTTAATTATGCCACTCCGTTTTTTTCTTTTTTATTTATCGGTATACAAGTCATTGTATTTATTTTGATGGAGTTAAGCGGAGGGAGTACCAATACATCCAACCTCATTCGTTTTGGTGCTAAATTTAACCCGCTGATCCTTGAGGGAGAATGGTGGCGGTTTTTTACGCCGACGTTTTTGCATATAGGCTTTTTACATTTGTTGATGAATACAGTTGCTATTTATTTATTAGGGACAGCAGTAGAAAAGATTTTTGGTCGGTTTCGCTTTTTATTGATTTATTTATTTGCAGGATTTACAGGAACATTGGCTAGTTTTTTAATGAATGACTCTTTATCAGCTGGAGCGAGCGGAGCGATATTTGGCTGTTTTGGTGCTTTGTTATATTTTGGAACGGTGTATCCTAGACAGTTTTTTCGGACGATGGGAATGAATATTATCTTTATCATCATAATCAACCTTGTGTTTGGGTTTACGATGTCTGGAATCGATAATGCTGGTCATATTGGTGGGTTGATTGGCGGCTTTTTAGCGACAGGTGTGCTTCATTTGCCGGAAAATCATCGGATAGGTAGACAGCTCGTCTTCCTAGCGGGAACGATGATACTGACAGTTAGTGCACTGTATATAGGTTTTAACTAA
- the rpmG gene encoding 50S ribosomal protein L33 has product MRVNITLACTECGDRNYISKKNKRNNPDRLELKKYCSREKRVTAHRETK; this is encoded by the coding sequence ATGCGCGTAAATATCACTTTAGCTTGCACTGAGTGCGGTGATCGTAACTATATTTCTAAGAAAAACAAACGTAACAACCCTGATCGTCTTGAACTGAAAAAATATTGTTCAAGAGAAAAGCGTGTTACTGCTCATCGTGAAACAAAGTAA
- a CDS encoding LTA synthase family protein produces the protein MKGTLRNNVTLIAVAVLFLWLKTYITYKTSFHMDIENTLQEIILFINPLSFIMLALGISLLFKSEKARNRYIMITSFALTILLYANVVFYRFFNDFITLPLLFQTSNFGDLGNSVTEEFKWYDIFYFADLILLAIILKVKPKFVSFHSVTKTNRRAYFLTAIAILFLNLGLAEIERPQLLTRTFDREMLVKNIGTFNYHIYDIVLQSKSSAQRALADGSELADIENYTDANYAKPNDDLFGVAKGKNLILVSVESTQEFVINNKVNGQEITPFMNQFAKESLYFNNFYHQTGQGKTSDAEFLVENSLYPLSRGAVFFTHSGNKFNSMAKSLDENGYYTNAMHANNKSFWNRDIMYKSLGYERFYEVGDYDVNEENSVNWGMKDIPFLEQSVEHMKDMPQPFYSKLLTLTNHHPFYYDEEDKLIDEFTSQDGTVNRYFVTVRYTDEALKHFVEQLKASGLYENSMIVLYGDHYGISENHDKAMSEYLGKEVTPFVSTQLQKVPFMVHIPGVEGRVIESVGGQVDVRPTLLHLLGINTKDDLQLGQDLLSADHENLAVFRDGRFVTKDYVYADNKCWDKNTEQPTDKKYCEPAMEKASTELNYSDQIIYGDLLRFYDPNSAKKPAQ, from the coding sequence ATGAAAGGAACCTTACGCAACAATGTAACGTTAATTGCTGTTGCCGTTTTGTTCTTATGGTTGAAAACGTATATTACTTATAAAACAAGCTTCCATATGGATATTGAAAACACTTTACAAGAGATTATTCTGTTTATTAATCCGTTGAGTTTTATTATGCTCGCACTGGGAATAAGTTTGCTGTTTAAAAGTGAGAAAGCAAGAAATCGTTATATAATGATCACCAGCTTTGCACTAACGATCTTGCTATATGCGAATGTAGTATTCTATCGCTTCTTTAATGACTTTATTACGTTACCATTGTTGTTCCAAACAAGCAACTTTGGTGATCTTGGCAACAGTGTAACGGAAGAATTTAAGTGGTATGATATTTTCTACTTTGCAGATTTAATTTTATTGGCCATCATTTTAAAAGTGAAGCCAAAGTTTGTTTCATTTCACTCGGTGACAAAGACAAATCGACGTGCTTATTTTTTAACTGCAATTGCTATATTGTTCTTAAATCTTGGACTAGCTGAAATTGAGCGTCCACAGTTATTAACAAGAACATTTGATAGAGAAATGCTTGTTAAAAATATTGGGACGTTTAATTATCATATTTATGATATTGTGTTGCAATCAAAATCATCGGCGCAACGTGCGCTTGCAGATGGTAGTGAGTTAGCAGATATTGAAAACTATACCGATGCTAATTATGCTAAACCAAATGATGACTTGTTTGGTGTGGCCAAAGGGAAGAACTTGATCCTTGTTTCCGTAGAATCCACGCAAGAATTCGTTATTAATAATAAAGTGAATGGTCAAGAAATCACACCATTTATGAACCAATTTGCCAAAGAAAGTTTATATTTTAATAATTTTTATCATCAAACAGGACAAGGGAAAACATCTGATGCTGAATTTCTTGTTGAAAACTCATTGTATCCATTAAGCCGTGGAGCAGTGTTTTTTACTCATTCAGGCAATAAGTTTAACTCTATGGCTAAAAGTTTAGACGAAAATGGTTATTATACGAATGCTATGCATGCGAATAATAAGAGTTTCTGGAATCGCGACATTATGTATAAATCTCTAGGTTATGAGCGTTTTTATGAAGTTGGAGATTATGATGTGAATGAAGAAAATAGTGTCAACTGGGGTATGAAAGATATTCCGTTCCTTGAACAATCTGTTGAGCATATGAAAGACATGCCTCAGCCTTTCTATTCAAAATTGCTGACTTTAACGAATCATCATCCATTTTATTATGATGAAGAAGACAAGCTCATTGATGAATTTACATCTCAAGATGGAACTGTTAACCGCTATTTCGTAACGGTTCGATATACAGACGAAGCGCTCAAACATTTTGTGGAGCAGTTAAAAGCATCAGGTCTTTATGAGAATTCAATGATTGTCCTTTATGGAGATCATTATGGTATTTCGGAGAATCATGATAAAGCTATGAGCGAATATTTAGGTAAAGAAGTGACACCGTTCGTTTCTACTCAATTGCAAAAAGTACCATTTATGGTTCATATACCAGGCGTTGAAGGTAGAGTGATCGAAAGTGTTGGAGGTCAAGTGGACGTTCGACCTACACTGCTTCATTTACTTGGAATTAATACAAAAGATGATTTGCAACTCGGACAGGATTTATTGTCTGCTGATCATGAAAATTTAGCGGTCTTCCGTGATGGACGCTTTGTCACAAAAGATTACGTTTATGCAGATAATAAATGTTGGGATAAAAACACAGAACAGCCAACCGATAAAAAATACTGTGAACCAGCTATGGAGAAGGCTTCAACTGAACTGAATTATTCAGATCAGATTATTTATGGCGATTTACTTCGTTTTTATGATCCGAATTCTGCCAAGAAACCCGCTCAATAA